A genomic segment from Pristiophorus japonicus isolate sPriJap1 chromosome 16, sPriJap1.hap1, whole genome shotgun sequence encodes:
- the wfikkn2a gene encoding WAP, Kazal, immunoglobulin, Kunitz and NTR domain-containing protein 2, giving the protein MAIKGRKGPVGMPRGATCDRFMCIQQGSECDIWDGQPVCKCKDRCEKEPHFTCASDGLTYYNKCYMDAEACTKGITLTVVTCTYHLTWPNTSPLPLETTAHPTTADSPTTSPDVVLPALLSNPVHQSMYVGGTVSFLCDVSGRPRPEITWEKELDGRENIIMRPNHVNGNVVVTNIGQLVIYNAQLQDAGIYTCTARNPGGFLRANFPLSVIKREALVRQSSANATQVPATECVKQPDRESCGEPQIRWYYDPKKNNCFTFNYGRCDGNMNHFETYEACMSTCMNEPVNICNLPALQGPCKLWDPRWAYNSLRKQCQSFIYGGCGGNENNFESRETCEEICPYPRSQQCKVCKPRFKIVTSYCKSDYVIVGRMTELTEETDSGRALFTVDRVLKDEKMGLQFFGSEVLEITLLNMDWNCPCPNMTTEDGPLIVMGDVHNGMAVLQPHSFVRTLNDKRIKKLFEVKDKKTCDLLRELTGLQ; this is encoded by the coding sequence ATGGCCATTAAAGGGAGGAAAGGGCCCGTAGGCATGCCCCGAGGAGCCACATGTGACCGCTTCATGTGCATCCAGCAGGGCTCCGAGTGCGATATATGGGACGGGCAGCCTGTGTGTAAATGCAAGGACAGGTGTGAGAAGGAGCCACACTTCACCTGTGCCTCCGACGGGCTGACCTACTACAACAAGTGCTACATGGATGCCGAGGCGTGTACGAAGGGCATCACTCTGACCGTGGTCACCTGCACCTACCACCTCACCTGGCCAAACACAAGCCCCCTGCCACTGGAGACCACTGCCCACCCTACCACTGCCGATTCACCCACCACCTCTCCGGACGTGGTGTTGCCAGCTCTGCTCTCCAACCCCGTCCACCAGTCCATGTATGTGGGCGGCACAGTCAGCTTTCTGTGCGACGTGAGCGGGAGACCGCGGCCAGAGATCACTTGGGAGAAGGAGCTGGATGGCAGGGAGAACATCATCATGAGGCCCAACCACGTCAACGGCAACGTGGTTGTCACCAACATCGGGCAGCTGGTTATCTACAACGCTCAGCTCCAAGATGCTGGGATCTACACTTGCACTGCCAGGAATCCTGGCGGTTTCTTGAGGGCAAACTTCCCCTTGTCCGTCATCAAGCGAGAGGCCCTGGTCAGGCAGAGCTCTGCCAACGCTACTCAGGTGCCAGCCACGGAGTGCGTGAAGCAGCCTGACCGAGAGAGCTGTGGGGAGCCTCAGATCCGCTGGTATTACGACCCCAAGAAAAATAACTGCTTCACGTTCAACTACGGCAGGTGTGACGGCAACATGAACCACTTTGAGACCTACGAGGCGTGCATGTCCACCTGCATGAATGAGCCTGTCAATATCTGCAATCTGCCTGCCCTCCAGGGCCCCTGCAAACTCTGGGACCCGCGCTGGGCCTACAACAGCCTGAGGAAGCAGTGCCAGTCCTTCATCTACGGCGGGTGTGGCGGGAATGAGAACAATTTTGAAAGCCGGGAGACCTGCGAGGAGATCTGCCCTTACCCCAGGAGCCAGCAGTGCAAAGTCTGCAAGCCACGGTTCAAGATAGTGACCAGCTATTGCAAGAGTGACTATGTCATCGTCGGCCGCATGACTGAGCTGACCGAGGAGACGGACTCTGGCCGTGCTCTATTCACTGTCGACAGGGTCCTGAAGGATGAGAAGATGGGGCTTCAGTTCTTTGGTAGCGAGGTTCTGGAGATCACGCTCCTCAACATGGACTGGAATTGCCCGTGCCCCAACATGACCACAGAAGATGGTCCTCTCATCGTCATGGGCGATGTGCACAATGGGATGGCCGTCCTCCAACCCCACAGTTTTGTCAGGACCTTGAACGATAAGCGCATCAAGAAACTGTTTGAGGTCAAGGATAAGAAAACCTGCGACCTGTTGAGAGAGTTGACAGGACTTCAGTAG